The proteins below are encoded in one region of Oncorhynchus kisutch isolate 150728-3 linkage group LG14, Okis_V2, whole genome shotgun sequence:
- the LOC109904467 gene encoding uncharacterized protein LOC109904467, with protein MLHQNRPVNPQYGGQGGSSSSLRILSNNSQPQEGNRKQGKKDGNFNFLGQDDDIMMGGDENRNQVRPCNLGLLGHDQPHPPSSSSSSNHYGPGPPSPLSRLPCWSPLDPLPEIESGDNGYRRVPPDGAEEGKIQEEMGRMSDDEKEKQELRGGSMKQGVVVEEEEVEVEDSEEWGNSDSEFEFRSSGSLSSLNMESGGEGAGMGGWGRLGNSLLDGGTLSDSDTDCGELPELENAVWTLRDRERFKAQEMEKHQVQLTMYRRLALIRWVRTLQGRVQEQQNRLQSSFDVILDHRKELLRMGAGTKATATASQS; from the coding sequence ATGCTTCACCAGAACCGACCCGTGAATCCCCAGTACGGAGGCCAGGGAGGCAGCTCCTCTTCACTGCGGATACTCAGCAACAACAGCCAGCCTCAGGAGGGCAACAGGAAGCAAGGCAAGAAGGACGGCAACTTCAACTTCCTGGGTCAAGACGATGACATCATGATGGGAGGGGACGAGAACCGCAACCAGGTACGTCCTTGTAACCTGGGCTTGTTGGGCCACGACCagccccaccctccctcctcctcatcctcttccaaCCACTACGGTCCGGGGCCCCCGTCTCCACTCTCCCGCCTTCCCTGCTGGAGCCCCCTGGATCCCCTGCCTGAGATTGAGAGTGGAGACAATGGGTACAGAAGAGTCCCCCCCGACGGCGCAGAGGAGGGCAAGAtacaggaggagatggggaggatgaGCGATGACGAGAAGGAGAAACAAGAGCTGAGGGGAGGCAGCATGAAACAGGGAGTggtggtggaagaggaggaggtggaagtggAGGATTCAGAGGAATGGGGCAACAGCGACTCAGAGTTTGAGTTCAGGTCCAGCGGCAGCCTGTCCTCTCTCAATATGGAGAGTGGAGGCGAGGGGGCTGGGATGGGGGGGTGGGGCAGACTGGGGAACAGCCTGCTTGACGGGGGAACGTTGTCGGACTCGGACACGGACTGCGGTGAGCTGCCTGAGCTGGAGAATGCCGTGTGGACCCTGAGGGACCGCGAGCGCTTCAAGGCCCAGGAGATGGAGAAGCACCAGGTCCAGCTCACCATGTACCGCAGGCTGGCTCTGATCCGCTGGGTTCGCACCCTGCAGGGCCGCGTCCAGGAGCAGCAGAACCGCCTCCAGTCCAGCTTTGACGTCATCCTCGACCACAGGAAGGAGCTGCTGCGCATGGGTGCTGGCACCAAGGCAACTGCCACCGCCAGCCAATCGTAG